The Streptomyces sp. NBC_01197 genome window below encodes:
- a CDS encoding cobyrinate a,c-diamide synthase, with protein MVARLVIAAPSSGSGKTTVATGLMAAFAGRGLAVSPHKVGPDYIDPGYHALATGRPGRNLDAYLCGTELIGPLFAHGAAGADLAVVEGVMGLYDGAAGQGELASTAQIAKVLRAPVVLVVDASSQSRSAAALVHGFASWDPRVRIGGVILNKVGSDRHEALLREALDESGVPVLGVLRRTGQAQTPSRHLGLVPVAERRPDAVGAVAAMAEQVRAGCDLDAVLALARSAPPLDAGAWDPREALAPGVGGSDTPARPSGHGAGRPAPASGGGAARRARPVVAVAGGAAFSFSYTEHTELLTAAGADVVGFDPLHDERLPEGTGALVIGGGFPEVYGPELSANEPLRGAVAELAASGAPVAAECAGLLYLSRSLDGHPMCGVLDAEARMSERLTLGYRDAVAVSDSSLAQAGTRLRAHEFHRTVLEPGAGAIPAWGVHQPERRVEGFVQQGVHASYLHTHWAARPEVARRFVEGCAG; from the coding sequence GTGGTAGCCAGACTCGTCATCGCCGCGCCGTCGTCGGGCAGCGGCAAGACCACGGTCGCCACCGGGCTGATGGCCGCGTTCGCCGGGCGCGGTCTCGCCGTGTCGCCGCACAAGGTGGGTCCTGACTACATCGACCCCGGCTACCACGCGCTGGCGACCGGCCGCCCCGGGCGCAATCTCGACGCGTACCTGTGCGGTACGGAGCTGATCGGGCCGCTCTTCGCACACGGTGCGGCCGGCGCGGATCTCGCGGTCGTCGAGGGCGTGATGGGTCTGTACGACGGGGCGGCCGGGCAGGGCGAGCTGGCGTCCACCGCGCAGATCGCGAAGGTGCTGCGGGCCCCGGTGGTGCTGGTGGTCGACGCGTCGTCGCAGTCCCGGTCGGCGGCGGCGCTGGTGCACGGGTTCGCCTCCTGGGACCCGCGGGTGCGGATCGGCGGGGTGATCCTCAACAAGGTGGGCTCCGACCGGCACGAGGCGCTGCTCCGGGAGGCGCTGGACGAGTCGGGGGTTCCAGTGCTCGGGGTGCTCCGGCGTACCGGGCAGGCGCAGACCCCGTCCCGGCATCTGGGGCTTGTGCCGGTGGCGGAGCGGCGGCCCGACGCGGTGGGCGCCGTCGCGGCCATGGCGGAGCAGGTGCGGGCCGGCTGCGATCTGGATGCGGTGCTGGCGCTGGCGCGGAGCGCGCCGCCGCTGGACGCCGGGGCGTGGGACCCGCGGGAGGCTCTTGCCCCTGGCGTCGGCGGGTCCGACACCCCGGCCCGGCCTTCGGGCCACGGGGCGGGCCGTCCTGCCCCGGCCTCCGGCGGCGGGGCTGCCCGCCGTGCGCGCCCCGTCGTCGCCGTCGCCGGCGGGGCCGCGTTCTCCTTCTCGTACACCGAGCACACCGAGCTGCTCACCGCGGCGGGCGCCGATGTCGTCGGCTTCGACCCGCTCCACGACGAGCGGCTCCCCGAGGGCACCGGGGCGCTCGTCATAGGCGGCGGCTTCCCGGAGGTGTACGGGCCCGAGCTGTCCGCCAACGAGCCGCTGCGCGGGGCCGTCGCGGAGCTGGCGGCGTCCGGTGCGCCGGTCGCCGCCGAGTGCGCCGGCCTGCTGTATCTGTCGCGCTCGCTCGACGGGCATCCGATGTGCGGTGTGCTGGACGCCGAGGCCCGGATGTCGGAGCGGCTGACGCTCGGCTACCGGGACGCGGTGGCCGTGTCGGACAGCTCGCTGGCGCAGGCCGGGACCCGGCTGCGTGCCCATGAGTTCCACCGCACGGTCCTGGAGCCCGGTGCGGGCGCCATCCCCGCGTGGGGTGTGCACCAGCCGGAGCGCCGGGTCGAGGGGTTCGTCCAGCAGGGCGTGCACGCGAGCTATCTGCACACGCACTGGGCCGCACGGCCCGAGGTCGCCCGCAGATTCGTGGAGGGGTGCGCGGGATGA
- the cobO gene encoding cob(I)yrinic acid a,c-diamide adenosyltransferase: protein MPQGQPTTVPEDGLTTRQRRNRPLTMVHTGIGKGKSTAAFGLALRGWNQGWPIGVFQFVKSAKWKVGEERALKVLGDSGEGGTVAWHKMGEGWSWVQRDIESSEEAAREGWEQVKRDLAAESYRLLVLDEFAYPMHWGWVDTDEVVSVLRDRPGTQHVVITGRNAPQPLLDFADLVTDMSKVKHPMDAGQKGQRGIEW, encoded by the coding sequence ATGCCGCAGGGACAGCCGACCACCGTGCCCGAGGACGGGCTCACCACCCGCCAGCGCCGCAACCGGCCGCTGACCATGGTGCATACGGGTATCGGGAAGGGGAAGTCGACCGCGGCCTTCGGGCTCGCGCTGCGCGGCTGGAATCAGGGCTGGCCCATCGGGGTGTTCCAGTTCGTGAAGTCCGCCAAGTGGAAGGTCGGCGAGGAGCGGGCCCTGAAGGTGCTCGGGGACAGCGGCGAGGGCGGGACGGTCGCCTGGCACAAGATGGGCGAGGGGTGGTCCTGGGTCCAGCGGGACATCGAGTCGAGCGAGGAAGCCGCCCGGGAGGGCTGGGAGCAGGTCAAGCGGGATCTGGCGGCGGAGAGCTACCGGCTGCTCGTGCTGGACGAGTTCGCGTACCCCATGCACTGGGGGTGGGTGGACACCGACGAGGTGGTCTCGGTGCTGCGGGACCGGCCCGGCACCCAGCACGTGGTGATCACCGGGCGGAACGCGCCGCAGCCACTGCTCGACTTCGCCGACCTGGTGACCGACATGTCCAAGGTCAAGCATCCGATGGACGCGGGGCAGAAGGGGCAGAGGGGCATCGAGTGGTAG
- a CDS encoding putative cobaltochelatase: MSTPYPFTAVVGMDDLRLGLLLNAVSPAVGGVLVRGEKGTAKSTAVRALSALLPGVPVVSGCRFSCDPGAPDPACPDGPHESTDGVVRDARMVELPVGASEDRLVGALDIERALADGVKAFEPGLLADAHRGILYVDEVNLLHDHLVDLLLDAAAMGASYVEREGVSVRHAARFLLVGTMNPEEGELRPQLLDRFGLTVEVAASRDPDQRVEVVRRRLAYDDDPAGFAARWAGEEAGLRARIVAARALLPSVRLGDPALRQIAATCAAFEVDGMRADIVMARTATALAAWAGRSDVTADDVRQAALLALPHRRRRNPFDAPGLDEDKLDDTLKESAGDDDGSGNDDGDDDGGPDGGGGGGLPPQRDGDGGPADTPQQQEPSADGSYTPAQQQTGGGGPAAPGSAAEQPAAKAAEPFRTRMLSVPGLGDGAAGRRSRARTEHGRTTGSRRPQGALSRLHLAATVQAAAPHQRARGRSGRGLVVRRDDLRQATREGREGNLVLFVVDASGSMAARQRMSAVKGAVLSLLLDAYQRRDKVGLVTFRGKDAEIALPPTSSVDAAAARLDTLPTGGRTPVAAGLLKAHEVLRVERMRDPSRRPLLVVVTDGRATGGPDPVALAARAARLHEAEGVASVVVDCEAGPVRLGLAGELAQRLGGTAVTLDELRAESITGLVKDVVRDAQSSSTRRAA; this comes from the coding sequence GTGAGCACGCCCTACCCGTTCACCGCTGTCGTGGGCATGGATGACCTGCGTCTCGGGCTGCTGCTCAACGCGGTCAGCCCGGCTGTCGGCGGCGTACTCGTGCGCGGCGAGAAGGGGACCGCGAAGAGTACGGCGGTGCGGGCCCTGTCCGCGCTGCTGCCCGGGGTCCCGGTGGTCTCCGGGTGTCGCTTCTCGTGCGACCCCGGAGCCCCCGACCCGGCATGTCCTGACGGCCCGCACGAGTCGACCGACGGCGTGGTGCGCGACGCGCGCATGGTCGAACTGCCCGTCGGCGCATCGGAGGACCGGCTCGTCGGCGCGCTGGACATCGAGCGGGCGCTGGCCGATGGCGTGAAGGCGTTCGAGCCGGGGCTGCTCGCCGACGCGCACCGCGGGATCCTGTACGTCGACGAAGTCAACCTGCTGCACGACCACTTGGTGGACCTGCTGCTCGACGCGGCCGCCATGGGCGCCTCGTACGTGGAGCGCGAGGGCGTCTCCGTACGGCACGCCGCGCGGTTCCTGCTCGTGGGGACGATGAACCCCGAAGAGGGCGAGCTGCGGCCGCAGTTGCTGGACCGCTTCGGGCTGACCGTCGAGGTCGCCGCGTCGCGCGACCCGGACCAGCGGGTCGAGGTGGTGCGCAGGAGGCTCGCGTACGACGACGACCCCGCCGGTTTCGCCGCCCGCTGGGCCGGCGAGGAGGCCGGACTGCGGGCGCGCATCGTGGCCGCGCGGGCGCTGCTGCCCTCCGTGCGTCTTGGCGACCCGGCGCTGCGGCAGATCGCCGCGACCTGCGCCGCCTTCGAGGTGGACGGGATGCGCGCGGACATCGTGATGGCGCGCACCGCGACCGCGCTGGCCGCCTGGGCGGGGCGGTCGGATGTCACGGCCGACGACGTACGGCAGGCCGCTCTGCTCGCGCTGCCGCACCGCCGCAGGCGCAACCCGTTCGACGCGCCGGGGCTCGACGAGGACAAGCTCGACGACACGCTGAAGGAGTCCGCCGGGGACGACGACGGCAGCGGGAACGACGATGGGGATGACGACGGCGGGCCCGACGGCGGCGGCGGTGGCGGGCTGCCGCCACAGCGCGACGGGGACGGCGGACCGGCCGACACGCCGCAGCAGCAGGAGCCATCGGCGGACGGGTCCTACACGCCCGCGCAGCAGCAGACCGGCGGGGGCGGACCCGCCGCGCCGGGCAGTGCCGCGGAGCAGCCGGCGGCGAAGGCGGCCGAGCCGTTCCGTACGCGGATGCTGAGCGTGCCGGGGCTGGGCGACGGCGCCGCGGGGCGCCGTTCCCGGGCCAGGACCGAGCACGGCCGCACCACCGGTTCGCGCCGGCCGCAGGGCGCGCTCAGCAGGCTGCATCTGGCGGCGACGGTCCAGGCGGCGGCGCCGCACCAGCGGGCGCGCGGGCGGTCCGGCCGCGGGCTCGTGGTCCGCAGGGACGATCTGCGGCAGGCCACCCGTGAGGGGCGCGAGGGCAATCTGGTGCTCTTCGTGGTGGACGCCTCCGGGTCGATGGCGGCCAGGCAGCGGATGAGCGCGGTGAAGGGCGCCGTGCTCTCGCTGCTGCTCGACGCGTACCAGCGGCGGGACAAGGTGGGTCTGGTGACGTTCCGCGGGAAGGACGCGGAGATCGCGCTGCCCCCGACCTCGTCGGTGGACGCGGCCGCGGCCCGCCTCGACACGCTGCCGACCGGCGGGCGCACCCCGGTGGCCGCCGGGCTGCTGAAGGCCCATGAGGTGCTGCGGGTCGAGCGGATGCGGGACCCGTCGCGCCGGCCGCTGCTCGTGGTCGTCACCGACGGCCGGGCCACCGGCGGCCCCGATCCGGTCGCGCTGGCCGCGCGCGCGGCGCGGCTGCACGAGGCGGAGGGCGTCGCGTCGGTCGTCGTGGACTGCGAGGCGGGGCCGGTCAGGCTCGGGCTGGCCGGAGAGCTGGCGCAACGGCTCGGCGGCACCGCGGTGACGCTGGACGAACTGCGGGCCGAGAGCATCACGGGGCTGGTGAAGGACGTAGTGCGGGACGCACAGAGCAGTTCTACGAGGAGGGCAGCGTAA
- a CDS encoding cobyric acid synthase, giving the protein MSGGLLVAGTTSDAGKSVVTAGICRWLVRRGVKVAPFKAQNMSLNSFVTREGAEIGRAQAMQAQAARVEPTALMNPVLLKPGSDRSSQVVLMGKPVGEMSARGYHGGRQEALLGTVTDCLAQLRGTYDAVICEGAGSPAEINLRRTDIVNMGVARAARFPVVVVGDIDRGGVFASFFGTTALLSAEDQSLVAGYLVNKFRGDVSLLEPGLDMLHGLTGRRTYGVLPYAHGLGIDEEDGLRVSMRGTVRESAVSAPYGQDVLRVAVCAVPLMSNFTDVDALAAEPGVVVRFVDRAEELADADLVIVPGTRGTVRALEWLRERGLADALARRAAEGRPVLGICGGFQLLGEHIDDTVESRAGAVDGLGLLPVRVRFAVEKTLARPVGEALGEPVEGYEIHHGVADVLGGSPFLDGCRTGSVWGTHWHGSLESDGFRRAFLREVAAVAGRRFVPAPDTSFGVLREEQLDRLGDLIEEHADTDGLLALIESGAPAGLPFVAPGAP; this is encoded by the coding sequence ATGAGTGGCGGACTGCTGGTGGCCGGAACCACGTCGGACGCCGGGAAGAGCGTGGTCACTGCGGGCATCTGCCGGTGGCTGGTGCGCCGGGGTGTGAAGGTCGCGCCCTTCAAGGCGCAGAACATGTCGCTCAACTCGTTCGTCACCCGCGAGGGCGCGGAGATCGGGCGGGCCCAGGCGATGCAGGCGCAGGCGGCGCGGGTCGAGCCCACGGCACTGATGAACCCGGTGCTGCTCAAGCCGGGGAGCGACAGGTCGAGCCAGGTCGTGCTGATGGGGAAGCCGGTGGGCGAGATGAGCGCCCGCGGCTACCACGGCGGCCGGCAGGAGGCGCTGCTCGGCACGGTGACGGACTGTCTGGCTCAGCTCCGGGGCACGTATGACGCGGTGATCTGCGAGGGGGCGGGCAGTCCGGCCGAGATCAATCTGCGGCGGACCGACATCGTGAACATGGGTGTCGCGCGCGCCGCGCGGTTCCCGGTGGTCGTCGTCGGCGACATCGACCGGGGCGGTGTCTTCGCGTCGTTCTTCGGTACGACGGCGCTGCTGAGCGCCGAGGACCAGTCGCTCGTCGCCGGGTACCTCGTCAACAAGTTCCGCGGGGATGTATCCCTGCTCGAACCGGGGCTCGACATGCTGCACGGGCTGACCGGGCGGCGGACCTACGGTGTCCTGCCGTACGCGCACGGCCTGGGTATCGACGAGGAGGACGGGCTGCGGGTGTCGATGCGCGGCACTGTGCGCGAGTCCGCCGTGTCCGCGCCGTACGGGCAGGACGTGCTGCGGGTCGCCGTGTGCGCCGTGCCGCTGATGTCGAACTTCACCGATGTGGACGCGCTGGCCGCCGAACCGGGCGTCGTGGTGCGGTTCGTGGACCGTGCGGAGGAGCTGGCCGACGCCGACCTGGTGATCGTGCCGGGTACGCGCGGCACGGTGCGCGCGCTGGAGTGGCTGCGGGAGCGCGGGCTCGCCGACGCGCTGGCCCGGCGGGCCGCCGAAGGCCGTCCGGTGCTGGGCATCTGCGGTGGTTTCCAGCTGCTCGGCGAGCACATCGACGACACGGTCGAATCGCGCGCCGGGGCCGTCGACGGGCTCGGGCTGCTGCCCGTCCGGGTGCGGTTCGCGGTGGAGAAGACCTTGGCGCGGCCCGTCGGAGAGGCCCTCGGGGAGCCGGTCGAGGGGTACGAGATCCACCACGGGGTCGCCGATGTGCTGGGCGGCTCCCCCTTCCTGGACGGCTGCCGCACCGGTTCCGTGTGGGGCACGCACTGGCACGGCTCGCTGGAGAGCGACGGTTTCCGCCGGGCCTTCCTGCGCGAGGTCGCCGCCGTCGCGGGCCGGCGGTTCGTACCGGCGCCCGACACCAGCTTCGGCGTGCTCCGCGAGGAGCAGCTCGACCGGCTCGGCGACCTCATCGAGGAGCACGCTGACACCGATGGGCTGCTCGCGCTCATCGAGTCGGGCGCGCCGGCCGGACTCCCGTTCGTGGCCCCCGGAGCGCCGTGA
- a CDS encoding cobalamin biosynthesis protein — translation MRAERVFVYGATTGLLADLIFADPRRGHPVAAFGRAAAAVERRLWRDHRGWGALHTALCAGGVVGAAVLAGRAVRGRPVAGVALTAATTWAVVGGTSLGREARAVGDALAAGDIEAARGRLPHLCGRDPQALDAQQIARAVVESVAENTSDAVVGALVWGALAGVPGLAGFRAVNTLDAMVGHRSPRYLRYGWASARLDDLAGRPGARLTAVLAVLAGGDPRGAVRAWRSDAGGHPSPNAGPVEASFAGALGVRLGGTLSYAGRVEHRAVLNGGGRPVAVGDIERAVRLSRRVSVLALATALVVRKVRG, via the coding sequence ATGCGTGCCGAGCGTGTCTTCGTGTACGGCGCCACCACGGGCCTCCTGGCAGACCTCATCTTCGCCGACCCCCGGCGCGGGCACCCCGTCGCCGCCTTCGGGCGGGCCGCCGCCGCCGTGGAGCGCCGGCTCTGGCGTGACCACCGCGGGTGGGGCGCGCTGCACACCGCGCTCTGCGCCGGGGGCGTGGTGGGCGCCGCCGTACTGGCCGGGCGTGCCGTACGCGGCCGTCCCGTCGCGGGCGTCGCGCTGACCGCCGCCACCACCTGGGCCGTCGTCGGCGGCACTTCGCTGGGACGGGAGGCGCGCGCGGTGGGCGACGCGCTGGCGGCGGGTGACATCGAGGCCGCCAGGGGGCGGCTGCCGCATCTGTGCGGGCGCGATCCGCAGGCACTCGACGCGCAGCAGATCGCGCGGGCCGTCGTGGAGTCCGTGGCCGAGAACACCTCCGACGCGGTGGTGGGCGCGCTGGTCTGGGGCGCCCTGGCCGGGGTGCCGGGGCTCGCCGGGTTCCGGGCGGTGAACACCCTGGACGCGATGGTCGGCCACAGGTCGCCCCGGTATCTGCGGTACGGCTGGGCCTCCGCCCGGCTCGACGATCTGGCCGGCCGGCCGGGCGCCCGCCTCACCGCCGTACTCGCGGTGCTCGCGGGCGGGGACCCGCGCGGCGCCGTACGGGCCTGGCGGTCGGACGCGGGCGGCCACCCGAGCCCCAACGCGGGCCCGGTGGAGGCGTCGTTCGCGGGCGCGCTGGGCGTACGGCTCGGCGGCACCCTCTCGTACGCCGGCCGGGTCGAGCACCGGGCGGTGCTCAACGGCGGCGGCCGTCCGGTGGCCGTCGGCGACATCGAGCGCGCGGTGCGGCTGTCGCGCCGGGTGTCCGTGCTGGCGCTCGCGACAGCTCTCGTGGTGAGGAAGGTACGCGGATGA
- a CDS encoding inorganic phosphate transporter yields the protein MEHLTLLLGIVIITALVFDFTNGFHDTANAMATTISTGALKPKTAVAMSAVLNLVGAFLSVEVARTISGGIINEQGITTEVIFAALVGAILWNLLTWLLGLPSSSSHALFGGLIGATLMSVGSSGVNGHVVITKVLLPAVAAPVVAGLAALLATRLTYRIGRRTDEKSTAKGYRAGQIASAGLVSLAHGTNDAQKTMGVITLALVTGNVIAPGSNPPLWVIVSAGTAIALGTYLGGWRIIKTMGKGLTELRPQQGFAAQTGAATVILASSHLGFSLSTTQVCSGAVMGAGVGRKGAVVRWSTATRMAIAWCLTLPAAALVGAGAEFLTGRGPWGVGAVAVLLVAGSGVIWSLSRRKPVGQHSVTPDEPAGSAEPAGVVTAAIAAVVPPPVGAVSDPLRTTIPAPGGAAPEPNRPATV from the coding sequence ATGGAACACTTGACCCTGCTCCTTGGGATCGTGATCATTACCGCTCTCGTGTTCGACTTCACGAACGGTTTCCACGACACTGCCAACGCGATGGCGACGACCATCTCGACCGGCGCTCTCAAACCGAAGACCGCGGTGGCCATGTCCGCCGTGCTCAACCTTGTCGGGGCATTCCTGTCCGTCGAGGTCGCCAGGACGATCTCCGGCGGGATCATCAATGAACAGGGCATCACCACAGAAGTGATCTTCGCGGCACTCGTCGGTGCCATCCTCTGGAATCTGCTGACCTGGCTGCTCGGCCTGCCGTCCAGTTCCTCCCACGCACTCTTCGGCGGGCTCATCGGAGCCACGCTGATGTCGGTCGGCTCGTCGGGTGTCAACGGCCACGTCGTCATCACCAAGGTCCTGCTCCCCGCGGTCGCCGCGCCGGTCGTCGCCGGTCTCGCCGCGCTGCTGGCCACCAGGCTGACGTACCGGATCGGGCGCCGTACGGACGAGAAGTCCACCGCCAAGGGTTACCGGGCCGGCCAGATCGCCTCCGCGGGCCTGGTCTCGCTCGCCCACGGCACCAACGACGCCCAGAAAACCATGGGTGTCATCACCCTCGCCCTGGTCACCGGCAACGTCATCGCACCCGGCTCGAACCCGCCCCTGTGGGTCATCGTCTCCGCGGGCACCGCCATCGCACTCGGTACCTACCTGGGCGGCTGGCGCATCATCAAGACCATGGGCAAGGGGCTCACCGAGCTCAGGCCGCAGCAGGGCTTCGCCGCCCAGACCGGTGCCGCGACCGTGATCCTGGCCTCCTCGCACCTCGGCTTCTCGCTCTCCACCACCCAGGTCTGCTCGGGCGCCGTGATGGGCGCGGGCGTCGGCCGCAAGGGCGCGGTGGTCCGCTGGTCCACCGCGACCCGGATGGCCATCGCCTGGTGCCTGACCCTGCCCGCCGCCGCGCTCGTCGGCGCGGGTGCCGAGTTTCTGACCGGCCGCGGCCCCTGGGGCGTCGGCGCCGTCGCCGTCCTGCTGGTCGCGGGCTCGGGTGTCATCTGGTCGCTCTCCCGCCGCAAGCCGGTCGGCCAGCACAGCGTCACCCCCGACGAACCCGCCGGGTCCGCGGAGCCGGCCGGGGTGGTGACCGCCGCCATCGCGGCCGTCGTCCCGCCGCCCGTCGGAGCGGTCTCCGACCCTCTCCGCACCACCATCCCCGCACCGGGCGGCGCCGCACCGGAGCCCAACCGGCCCGCCACGGTCTGA
- a CDS encoding class II aldolase/adducin family protein, whose product MAPEETDPLAKAWHELVATARRTASEGLVVGTSGNVSVRCGDLVLVTPSGVPYEKLGPGDTVAVDLDGRQVLGELRPTSELPLHLAVHRSTTATAVVHTHAVHATAVSTLVPELPAVHYMAAALGGPVRVAPYALYGSDELAVNMLTALTDRSGCLLQNHGTVTYGSSLDQAYDRTAQLEWMCRLWLTASALPGRTPSLLSPGQLAEATEKLLGYGQPG is encoded by the coding sequence GTGGCGCCTGAGGAGACCGACCCGCTCGCGAAGGCCTGGCACGAGCTCGTCGCCACCGCCCGCAGGACCGCGTCCGAAGGTCTGGTCGTCGGCACATCGGGCAATGTCTCGGTGCGCTGCGGCGACCTCGTCCTGGTCACCCCGAGCGGAGTGCCGTACGAGAAGCTCGGCCCCGGCGACACCGTCGCCGTGGACCTGGACGGCCGCCAGGTGCTCGGCGAGCTGAGACCGACCAGCGAACTGCCCCTGCACCTGGCCGTCCACCGGTCCACCACCGCCACCGCCGTGGTCCACACCCACGCGGTGCACGCGACGGCGGTCTCCACCCTGGTCCCCGAGCTGCCCGCCGTCCACTACATGGCCGCCGCGCTGGGCGGCCCGGTGCGCGTCGCCCCGTACGCGCTCTACGGCAGCGACGAACTGGCCGTGAACATGCTCACCGCCCTCACGGACCGCTCCGGCTGCCTCCTCCAGAACCACGGCACGGTCACCTACGGCAGCTCGCTCGACCAGGCCTACGACCGCACCGCCCAGCTGGAGTGGATGTGCCGGCTCTGGCTCACCGCGTCCGCGCTGCCCGGCCGCACCCCGTCGCTGCTGTCGCCAGGACAGCTGGCCGAGGCCACCGAGAAGCTCCTGGGGTACGGCCAGCCCGGTTAG
- a CDS encoding alpha/beta hydrolase family protein, producing MRPATATATAVTTLIGAGAAAAAVGRLAADAALRAPHGRALPAEPRLSVHATAPGRVTLTRCLASLRPGVYGLEGPGVHAVVGPVIDGGSETADTVVRRLDRVTYGTLAPGTKVRLTPQVYVGDPRSALGIDHADVDIPGELGASPAWFVPGPRSTWVITVHGLGTGREHPMNVLGFLHRQQFAVLDISYRGDTGAPANPDGLGHLGASEWRDLDAAIRYAVRYGAERVVLHGWSTGAAMALHAAVGSGMRERISGLILDSPVLDWEATLGALAAARGTPAFLLPLAVRAAQGRTGTNGDRLRAAADPRALKVPTLVVHGPGDRVAPWQRSVELAAGDPSLVAMRTVTDAPHGAMWNADPAAYEESMRRFLTPLM from the coding sequence GTGCGCCCGGCAACCGCGACGGCAACGGCCGTCACCACTCTGATCGGCGCCGGCGCGGCCGCGGCAGCGGTCGGCCGGCTCGCCGCCGACGCCGCGCTCAGGGCTCCGCACGGCCGGGCCCTGCCCGCCGAGCCCCGGCTCTCCGTACACGCCACGGCCCCCGGCCGGGTCACCCTCACCCGGTGCCTGGCCTCGCTGCGCCCCGGTGTGTACGGGCTGGAGGGCCCGGGGGTCCACGCGGTCGTCGGACCGGTGATCGACGGCGGCTCCGAGACCGCCGACACCGTCGTGCGCCGTCTCGACCGGGTCACCTACGGCACGCTCGCCCCCGGCACCAAGGTCCGGCTCACTCCGCAGGTGTACGTGGGCGACCCGCGCTCCGCGCTCGGCATCGACCACGCCGACGTGGACATCCCCGGTGAACTCGGCGCCTCTCCGGCCTGGTTCGTGCCCGGCCCACGCTCCACCTGGGTGATCACGGTGCACGGTCTGGGCACCGGCAGGGAGCACCCCATGAACGTCCTTGGTTTCCTGCACCGCCAGCAGTTCGCGGTCCTCGACATCTCCTACCGGGGCGACACCGGCGCCCCCGCGAACCCGGACGGCCTGGGACACCTCGGCGCGTCCGAGTGGCGCGACCTGGACGCGGCCATCCGCTACGCCGTCCGCTACGGCGCGGAGCGCGTCGTCCTGCACGGCTGGTCCACCGGCGCCGCCATGGCCCTGCACGCCGCGGTGGGTTCGGGGATGCGCGAACGCATCAGCGGCCTGATCCTCGACTCCCCGGTCCTCGACTGGGAGGCCACCCTCGGCGCGCTGGCCGCCGCCCGGGGCACACCGGCCTTCCTGCTGCCGCTCGCGGTGCGGGCGGCCCAGGGGCGGACCGGCACCAACGGCGACCGGCTGCGCGCCGCCGCCGACCCGCGGGCGCTGAAGGTGCCCACGCTGGTCGTCCACGGCCCCGGCGACCGGGTGGCTCCCTGGCAGCGCTCCGTCGAACTCGCCGCGGGCGACCCGTCGTTGGTGGCGATGCGGACCGTCACGGATGCCCCGCACGGCGCCATGTGGAACGCGGATCCCGCCGCCTACGAAGAGTCCATGCGGCGCTTCCTGACCCCGCTGATGTAG
- a CDS encoding VOC family protein translates to MVATISPTLLYDDAKAAIRLLKDAFGFTEVAVYEDESGAVAHAELAYGDGMVMLSTRRREGFFAEAMAKGGPMGVYVAIEDTDAHHRRAVEHGVEILMPPTDQDYGSRDYVARDAEGNVWSFGTYVPGGPV, encoded by the coding sequence ATGGTTGCCACGATCAGTCCGACGCTTCTGTACGACGACGCCAAGGCGGCCATCCGGCTGCTCAAGGACGCCTTCGGCTTCACCGAGGTCGCTGTGTACGAGGACGAGAGCGGCGCCGTCGCCCACGCCGAGCTGGCCTACGGCGACGGCATGGTGATGCTCAGCACCCGGCGCCGGGAGGGGTTCTTCGCCGAGGCGATGGCGAAGGGCGGGCCGATGGGCGTCTACGTCGCCATCGAGGACACCGACGCCCACCACCGGCGGGCCGTGGAGCACGGGGTGGAGATCCTGATGCCGCCGACCGACCAGGACTACGGCTCCCGCGACTACGTGGCGCGCGACGCCGAGGGGAACGTCTGGAGCTTCGGCACCTATGTGCCGGGGGGCCCGGTCTGA